A single genomic interval of Arachis duranensis cultivar V14167 chromosome 7, aradu.V14167.gnm2.J7QH, whole genome shotgun sequence harbors:
- the LOC107459134 gene encoding uncharacterized protein LOC107459134, protein MNYKEAGAERKLQLAELENLCLEAYDNSRRYKEKMKVVHDKHIKRREFRPGELVLLYNSRLRLMLGKLRSRWEGPYRVEKAEPYGVFHLHDPSSSKFIKVNGHRLKLYHGEKMKDHKELEIFLLEDPPTDAE, encoded by the coding sequence atgAATTATAAGGAAGCTGGTGCTGAAAGGAAGCTGCAACTAGCAGAATTAGAGAACCTTTGCCTAGAGGCATATGATAACTCCAGGCgatacaaggaaaagatgaaggtCGTCCATGATAAGCACATAAAAAGGAGAGAATTCAGACCAGGGGAGTTAGTTCTTctttacaactccagactgAGGCTTATGCTAGGCAAACTGcgatcaagatgggaaggtcccTACAGAGTAGAAAAGGCAGAGCCATACGGAGTTTTTCACCTGCATGATCCTTCTAGCTCCAAATTCATTAAGGTCAATGGACACCGCCTAAAGCTTtatcatggtgagaagatgaagGATCACAAAGAGCTCGAGATCTTCCTCCTGGAAGACCCACCAACAGATGCAGAATGA